The bacterium sequence ATGAAGGCTTCTCAGCAATGCTTGCTTCGCGCACACCGCTCGAAATATGGGCTGGCTCAGCGCGCGATGTACACCCACCGCTCTACTACGAACTGCTGCATTACTGGATGCAGATATTTGGTACCAGCGAGCTAGCTATGCGCAGCATGAGTGCCGTAGCTGGAATTGCCACCATCTTCATCATATACATACTCGTCAAGCGACATTTCGGCCGTGCAGCCGCCACAATCAGCCTCAGCCTTCTAGCCATCGCGCCTATGCTGGTTCGCTATAGCCAAGAGGCACGCATGTACGGGATCTTGGGCCTTTTCTTGATCGGAGGCACTTATGCGTTATTGCGTGCCACTGAGCATGTTCATCCAGATTGGCGCTGGTGGTCTATCTATGTACTTACCATGGCGGCCGGTCTGTACACCCATTACTTTACGGTATTTGCTATCGTGGCCCACTGGCTGTATCTCATGACCCTTGAGCGGCCATGGAAATGGCGACTAGGCAAAAGTCGCTGGCTAAGAATCGACTGGTGGCTCGCAAATCTCGGTATGGTTGTTCTGTGGCTACCATGGCTACCGGCTTTCTACGGTCAATTCACTCGAGGACAAGGGATTAGCTGGATCCCTGCGACGACTATCTATACCTTGCCCAAGAGTGTCTGGCAAAACTTCACCTTTACTGATGCTATGGCCCTGCCGTCATTGGTTTTTTGGGCAATCCCAGGCATTACACTCGGTCTCATTCTCTGGATCTCTTGGCTGCATAAGCACGAGCATAAGGAAATCCGAGCTCTCTTCTGGTATACCGTTCTGCCAATCGGTGCGACCATTGCCGTGTCAACCATTAAGCCCATCTATCAAGACCGATATCTGGTATTTGCAGCCTATGGACTCTACACCTTACTAGGAATCGCGCTCACGCAACTGATTCGCCAACATCAGGCTACCGGAGCAGCCGCCTTAATTGGTACGCTGATCATCTTCGGTATAGGGGTCGGTAATGTTGCACGACAAGCGACTCACTCCATGAAGGTAGTCGGGGAGTACGTCAGTCAGACTGGCGATGTAGTCGTATCAGCCGAATTATATACATACTTTGATTTCAGCTATTATTGCAACTCGTGTGACGACTCAAGAAACACCTTTAAGGTCAACTACACAGATATGATCAAGCCAACTCTATTACTGAATACCTCAGCTACATCTTACGGCAGACCGAACGGATACGGTGAATCCAGCCTCCTGTATGATCGCGCTGATAAAATTTATGTAGACGATCTATCGACTATCAAGCCTGCAAACGGCCGCCTCTGGATGATTGGTAAGCCCGGGGAGCAGAAATACTGGAAAGCTACTCCAGCAAACTGGCAGCAGCTCGACCAAATCAAAACCAATTCATCCGAAGCTCGTCTCTACCAAGTGCAATAATCACTCGATCTGCGGTACAATAGATAGTATCAGATTAGAGGAGATAAAAGTATGCTCGAACAAGTCAAAGCCATGAATGAATTGCGCAAGCTTCAAAAAGAGCTCAAGCAAGTTGAAGTGGAAGCCGATGCTGGAAATGGCGCGGTAGTTGTTGTAGTCAATGGCGAACAAAAAGTCACCAGCATCAAGCTCGATAAAGAAAAATTTGACCCCGAAGACCTGCCACGTCTCGAGAAGCTGATCGAGTCAGCAGTAAATCAAGCTATGGGGACTTTGCAACGTGAAGTCGCCGATAAAATGAAAGGCCGCATGGGGGACCTCAATATCCCCGGACTCTAGATCGAGACTATTGTGACACACGTCCTACCGAAGCAAATCACACGAGCGGTCGAGGAGTTTGCAAAGCTTCCGTCGATTGGCCCAAAGACAGCAGAACGCCTGACGATGTATCTGGTGCGCTTTGGCGACCCTAGACGGCTCGGCGAGGCGCTGATTGGCTTGCGAGATGGGCTGCAGTTTTGTGCCCAGTGCCACAGTTTTGCAATCGAGGAGCTATGTGCATTATGTCAGGACACAAATCGCGACAACAACATAATAGCCGTGGTAGCCCAACCACTCGACATTATCGCCCTCGAACGAACGGGTTCATTCCAAGGTCGCTATCATGTACTCCACGGCTTACTCAGCCCGATCGACGGAATAGGACCAAGTCAACTCAAGATCGATACGTTGCTGGCAAGAATATCAGCTATCGATCCGCAAGAAATCGTACTGGCCACCAATGCCACAGTGGAAGGCGAGACGACTGCTATGTATATCGCAAAGCAGCTCGCAGATTCGTCGGTCCGCGTCACGCGACTAGCACAGGGCATGCCAGTCGGTGCCGATGTCGAGTACGCCGATCAAGTCACACTATCACGAGCGTTCTCGGGGCGCACGGAGGTGCAGATATGAGCACGTTTGCGGGTTTTTCTAAGGATATACTCCTGATCGACTTCGAGAGCACAGGCTTCACGCGAGACATTGATACGCAAGACATCATTGACCCAGGCGACCCCACGCAACTTGGCGCCGTCCTGCTCGACAAGCAGACACTTGTAGAAAAACAGCACTTCCTCAGTGATATTAAGGCTGACCCAGCACGACTCGATGCCTGGGTACTTGAGCATACCGACATCACTGCCGAGCGCGTAGCAAACGCCCCGACTGCAAAAGAAGTGGCCAAGCAGTTTATCGAAACTTTTGGCGAAGATATCTATCTCGCATCGTGGAATGTCAGCTTTGATCGGGCTTGGCTCGACACTTTCTTGCGCGCAGT is a genomic window containing:
- the recR gene encoding recombination protein RecR, giving the protein MTHVLPKQITRAVEEFAKLPSIGPKTAERLTMYLVRFGDPRRLGEALIGLRDGLQFCAQCHSFAIEELCALCQDTNRDNNIIAVVAQPLDIIALERTGSFQGRYHVLHGLLSPIDGIGPSQLKIDTLLARISAIDPQEIVLATNATVEGETTAMYIAKQLADSSVRVTRLAQGMPVGADVEYADQVTLSRAFSGRTEVQI
- a CDS encoding YbaB/EbfC family nucleoid-associated protein, whose protein sequence is MLEQVKAMNELRKLQKELKQVEVEADAGNGAVVVVVNGEQKVTSIKLDKEKFDPEDLPRLEKLIESAVNQAMGTLQREVADKMKGRMGDLNIPGL
- a CDS encoding glycosyltransferase family 39 protein, translating into MSRTKLTNRLAPTYIQRLPERWAVFILLLIAAIARFLTITKASVWHDEGFSAMLASRTPLEIWAGSARDVHPPLYYELLHYWMQIFGTSELAMRSMSAVAGIATIFIIYILVKRHFGRAAATISLSLLAIAPMLVRYSQEARMYGILGLFLIGGTYALLRATEHVHPDWRWWSIYVLTMAAGLYTHYFTVFAIVAHWLYLMTLERPWKWRLGKSRWLRIDWWLANLGMVVLWLPWLPAFYGQFTRGQGISWIPATTIYTLPKSVWQNFTFTDAMALPSLVFWAIPGITLGLILWISWLHKHEHKEIRALFWYTVLPIGATIAVSTIKPIYQDRYLVFAAYGLYTLLGIALTQLIRQHQATGAAALIGTLIIFGIGVGNVARQATHSMKVVGEYVSQTGDVVVSAELYTYFDFSYYCNSCDDSRNTFKVNYTDMIKPTLLLNTSATSYGRPNGYGESSLLYDRADKIYVDDLSTIKPANGRLWMIGKPGEQKYWKATPANWQQLDQIKTNSSEARLYQVQ